AGTCAGAATAGAAACTTAAAAGGGACTGGGAGTCATTTATTGTTTAATGTAAAGTTAAAGGGAGATAGACAAACATAGCTCAATGACTCTTGTGTCCAGTTCCTCTTAAGATTAAGGAGAGTTTGAATACATTCTTTACAAGTGTTACAAAGATTGAagccatcattttttttttttttaaaggttcTGTGTTGAGGTTCCATGAATATTTGTTTACAGTTGTTAAAACTATTCTCATGAATCTGTCTGGGGAATGGTAATGTGTTTTTGGTCAAGTGTTTCGAGAAAAAATTACTGCATTACAAGATTATTCAGCATACAGATTTTTGATGGTATGGAATATCCAGCCAAACAGCTTGGAGTAACCTGCACTTGAAAAGGACTGCCATACAATGTCTTCTCACTGAGTTAATCTTAAGAGTTTCCAATGTAATGTAATGATTTATGTCATGTTATTTGGTTGATTAAATACAGAGTTTAGTGGTTTTTCATATTTCgtagtcttggttacagcagttGGTTTGCTGGCAGTGTAGTGATGTCGTAGAACTCGAGCTGAAGCCTGGAGCAGGGCGGAGAGCCGAGTGAGGCTTGGGTAAAGAGCTTGGATGCAGGGTGAGAGTCATAGAGTATGGCACTCTGAATGCGGGCGGAGTCACGGGACTCGATGCGGGACGAGTTTGGCTGTATGCGCATGTATTTACTTTGGCTGTGTCAAAGTTGAAGTCTCTTGGAGTCGGTAGGAACTGAACACAGTGCTACAATGTTGTTGGCGAGGGTGAAGATGTGTGAAATCTCTCAAGCGTCTGTAATGAACCACTCGTGAAAGTAGACTGCTGATTGTTCGCTATCAGTTGCTTATATAATTGAACCACACCTCGCCTAATAGGCTGGAAGGAGTGCTAGCTGTAATTAGGGAAGATGTATGAGATTTGTCATTAGCAGATTAAGTAAACTTAAAGACCGATCACATTAAGCTTAATGAGAGTTTGGAGCAAGTATATTATTGACATATTATTGACATACTTGCTACACCATTAACTAAGGAATGGTCACTTGGTCATGAAAAATGTTAAATAATTTTATACTGTACTGGTTAATTCATCAAACTATTTACTTTACAAGTGGGTTAAGACTTGACAGTCTTTttccttctgctctttcttcttgAACCTTTACTCAATTTATACCACACTGAAGAACATAAATTCAGTGCTTGACCTTCAAGCCAGAAAACTACCATAATTACCTGTCTACCTACTTATATACCCATTACACCTTTCAAACCCCTTTGTGGTATTTTCAATGTATAGTATGTGTGAATGTATGAGGATTTCTGTTCTGGTAAATTTTGTAAATATTGGAAccaattttttaaacaatgctactAATCCTTTTTGAGCAACCATACTACTGGAACCATTTTGAGTATACTTCTGGAACCATTTTGAGTAACCATACTACTGGAACCATTTTGAGTATACTTCTGGAACCATTTTGAGTAACCATACTACTGGAACCATTTTGAGTAACCATACTACTGGAACCATTTTGAGCAACCATACTTCTGGAACCATTTTGAGCAACCATACTACTGGAACCATTTTGAGTAACCATACTACTGGAACCATTTTGAGTAACCATACTTCTGGAACCATTTTGAGTAACCATACTTCTGGAACCATTTTGAGTAACCATACTACTGGAACCATTTTGAGTAACCATACTACTGGAACCATTTTGAGCAACCATACTACTGGAACCATTTTGAGCAACCATACTACTGGAACCATTTTGAGCAACCATACTACTGGAACCGTTTTGAGCAACCATACTTCTGGAACCATTTTGAGCAACCATACTTCTGGAACCATTTTGAGCAACCATACTTCTGGAACCATTTTGAGTAACCATACTACTGGAACCATTTTGAGTAACCATACTACTGGAACCATTTTGAGTAACCATACTACTGGAACCATTTTGAGTAACCATACTACTGGAACCATTTTGAGTAACCATACTACTGGAACCATTTTGAGTAACCATACTTCTGGAACCATTTTGTTGAAGCAGTTGGAAGAGGTGATCTCATACATGGTAATGTTTGCAAGTGATACCAAACTAATGAGTTCCAACTTGGGAAGACTGTAGTGTGGTGTAGGAAGACCTTGACACTGCAGCAGTGGGCAgtcaaatggctgctagagttcaactcTAGGATGAGCAAGGTAATAAATATGGGAACCGGCCCATTCTCTTGATATAAATTTATTGAGGAAATTAAGAttcgcgtccctaccaaaacaaAAGAGACACGTATGCATCAGATACAATACAAAAAAATCATTATAAATCATTGGAAATGGGAGCTTCATGCACGGGGAGGAACCAGCCCATGATGATGTCACGCACGACTTTGTCcacatccccacagccaaagtaagtggaattttgtaaaaaaaaaatttgcaagtacatgggagccggtcggccgagcggacagcacactggacttgtgatcctgtggtcccgggttcgatcccgggcgccggcgagaaacaatgggcagagtttctttcaccctatgctcctgttacctagcagtaaaataggtatctgggtgttagtcagctgtcatgggctgcttcctgggggtggaggcctggtcgaggaccgagccgcggggacactaaagccccgaaatcatctcgagataacctcaagatgctcaaggaagggaatttatcatttcacaaagaattttttatttttttttgcgaACACATGATTTTCGGAGCACGGGATTTtcccaataaacacagtgcataacAGAGGTTAAAGCTTCCTCTGTCTACATTTATAGTATGTTTTGTGAATTTTTTCTCTGCCTCATATCGCTACTATGAAGGCATTTATCAAGGCCGTGTTGTAATAATTCTTTTCTGTGTTGTCTTTAATGATCATCTCGTTTTCCCAACTTGGGCTTTTCTGTCATTTGGTTGATAACCTCACTACTTGCCATTGTGCTAATAATTTTTCCCTTCAGAGTGGCTCCAGTTTGCAATTACTAATGTGAAGTCCTTTGTTACTAGGCATGGCTTTAAGTTCTCTGCAATAAAACCttatgctatgacttttactagaACATGTATCATCAGCAGACTGTTCTTGACTGCTCTAGCATTGTCAACTTTAACATAAGGATCATGATCAACTCTTGGAGTTGATTTTTGACACCTACCTGCCTACTAGGTACTGTCTAATCTGAACTGCCATTAGTTTAGTTATTTCAGTGTCTAGATACTGAACTAATCTGAGCTTGgggagagtatacacattttgtgCATAACGCTCGCAGGTAAAGCTCGGCCGATTTTCGGGTTTGCTGCAGGTGGCATGCTGGATTTTGGATTTTtctaccttatatgcatatatcccttTAAAGAATTCTATTACGAACAAGTTGAACGATGTTACATGAAAATTGATGTGAAAAAAATGGAAACGGTATACACATTttagtgcaggtgttggtgtgcaGATGTGTCCTCACTCATGGGAAACGCTCGTCCGATTTTCGAGTTTGCTGCAattgccaattttttttttttttttttttttttttttttttttttaaccttaatGTGCATATATCCCTGTAGAGAATTctgttgtgaacaatttgatataaAAATGAGCGATGTGACACAAAAACTGACCTGAGAAAActgtgacgggttgtggtatcacagctatactaaacccagatggtatggctctccctcacacaaataaaaaaaaagtgctgctattggccttgcagtgtgtaagtcacaggtggaaacaagtgaaaatcatcaaataaataattaaaacaatttattgaaatattaaTGAACGAAAATGACACTGACAATTCTTGGCTATTATTATATAACAAATCAAATAAGTAAAATGAAAGTTTAACTCTAATACAAAGCATAAAGGTATACTGGTGTACTTAAGACAGTTACCATACCACCACGGCATCAGACACACTGCGTTGGCTGAAGGCGGACAACGGGTGAGAGAGACCAAGGTGTTCCAAGAGCACTAAGAGAGAGACTGCCTCTCCAGGGAGGTGGTGCCCTTTATATAGTCTGGCGGTGATGACTCGTCTGGTGTCAATGCAAGGTGGACATCttgtcaactagcaaactgctcatttgtggctggcggtgcctgtgtgttgagctgcaccaccGCCGGTTGAAGGTGGCTAACTGCTTGTTGATGGGGGCAAACTACCGGTTAGCAGAGGCACCCGGCTTACCTCCGAgtcgtaccaggctgtgccaggccctggggagttacggagaggtggcaggactgatgactcgtcTGGGCTGGTGTATATGTAGACttccagtaattacctaagtgtaattacctaagtgtagttacaggatgagctacgctcgtggtgtcccgtctacccagcactatttgtcatataacgctttgaaattattgACGGTTTTggcgtccaccaccacctcacctaacttgttccaaccgtttaccactctgtttgcgaaagtgaattttcttatatatcttcgtcatctgtgtttaactagtttaaaacaatgacctcttgttcttaaagttccaggcctcaggaaatcttccctgtcgattttatcaattcctgttactattttgtatgtagtgatcatatcacctctttttcttctgtcttctagttttggcatatttaacccttaaactgcgcaacgcgcctgcaggctcacgtctggtttgcgcaacgcgcctccgggtatttgtatttttcatgttccattcaaaactcctgcggctacatggggttcacatcagcttcctcagggctctcgtaaacagacgccatctttaaaaaagatcgtggtccacattcccgggtgtgggagcctcagtagtgtgtgagcaaccaaggctggcgctcacagcatgagcgcacagcactgctgttcagcgtgtgaccacagcatcgcctaataatgtcaaaatatatatataacttgtattatttagctatgatagtgttatagaagagcctgagtgtgattatgactcggtacaatgttcaaatatcaatgattttatgctgttcacgatgttcacagcgctagccacagcaccacagcattatttcgtccatctaggaatctgcaAATGATATCttgggttccttttcaaaataaacgtgtggtcatttattcatttacaggaattagtgaccagaattgtgataatagcaggaatgtggttataattagcattgtgcgttgtattgtggaaggaggaattttggtgagggagggagggcgagaattgaggtagcctcattgtgtatgtgtggctgccactcttgttttgctcaccatactagcttagtggttcgctatgggcaaaacataagtatatgggtatatatagtgtgtgtatatagtgtaagaacagcaacaggagaatgttgagaggagctattttggtgagggaggtgacgtaatcgtagcgtcgtctgctgtgtgatttttcatgcagtgtatggtggccactgtactgtttggacacaatacttaCACaatgcttacttgcatagttctggtaaataaaacatgtagataggtatatataacatgtgtaataagaacaataacagaatggtgggaggagcaatgttggcgagtaagatgttggagtgagggagactggctgggtgtggctgctctcactcgaggtgttctgaatgtgttgatggtgaatgtatagtgtgtaaatagattgtatatatacataaattagcatgatacatagtaaatatgtgctgcatatgtgtacacaagtgtcatgtacgtaacagtgtcttcggacagtacggatgttttactgccataatatagtgtacgtgttcactaTACAtatgattagcacgtaaaaacaaataaaatgtatttggaactgtgcgaaaaaaatgaacgaaaatatattcgcggcaactcgcgcgccctgcCCCGAGCGCCCTACTGGCTCTGGGAGCGTACGTCACCGGCgaacagggaatgatgacgtcacgccccaacttacggaccccagagcagccaaagtaagtacaatttcgattttttttctacatacccatactgagggaagggtttctgacactttaaaaagaaaaaagaattttttccagagaatttatttcctgcgcactgcgggggtatcatatttggaggcaacgcagttaaggggttaatgcctctaacctctcctcgtagctcttgcccttcagttctgggagccacttagtagcatgtctttgcaccttttccagtttgttgatgtgcttcttaagatatgggcaccacacaaccgctgcatattctagctttggcctaacaaaagtcgtgaacaatttctttcgtatatcgccatccatgtatttaaaagcaattatgaagttagaaagcgtggcataggctcctcgcacaatattctttatgtggtcctcgggtgatagttttctatctagaaccacccctagatctctttctttatcggaATTCTTtacagatttctcacataataaataggttttgtgaggtctatgttctcctattccgcattccataacatggcatttattaacattaaattccatttgccaagtggtgctccatctacttattttgtccaggtcatcttgaagggcatgacaatcatctaagtttcttatccttcctattatcttagcaccatcagcaaacatgttcatataattctgtataccaactggtagatcatttatgtagacaataaacatcactggtgcaagaactgaaccctgtggtactccacttgacatttctccagtccagtaTACacatttgtgtgtgggtgtgccagTTGGTACTCGTTCACCGGTAACGCTTGGCTGACTTTCAGCTTtgctgtgaggggtggtggtgggggtgtgccaGGCTTTTGGACTATATATGCATATacgcctgtagggaattctattgcgaacaattttaTATCAAAATGAGCAACATACAACAAAAATTGAGGTCAAAAAACTTAACTGAGGCTTCTCTGTACTCCTTTAATGAATTTAATCCGTTacggcaccgagctcgtcatgtgtcTTGCGAAACAAATTTCCCTATTGAAAATAATGGAAAtacaattaatccgttccaccccTGAAAATCTCATGAAACGATAAAACTGGGGTAGGAAGTTGTCATTGGAGACagttggtgtcagtggtggaagttgtcattggaggcaggtgttgtcagtgGGGGAAGTGGTCAGGGAAGACAGGGAATGATAGTGGTGGAAATGGTCAGGGAAGGCAGTGTGatagtggggtcaggggaggcaagtgggggAAGTGTTCAGGGAGGGCAGAGTGAGATAGTCGAGttagggaaggcaggtggtgtcaaaggtggaaatggtccgagactgttcaacacacttccactacacataaaggggataagtggctgacccctcacagtgttcaagagagaacttgacaaacacctccaaagaatacctgatcacccagggtgtgactcatacgtcaggctgcgagcagccgcgttcaacagtctggttgaccagtcctgcaacgaggaggcctggtcgatgactggGCAGCAGGATCGCTAAGCCTGTTATGTCacagtaacctcaaggtaagttaACACTTTCACGCTTTGCGCCCGCGAACGCCACACTACCTAAGGTGGGGATTGGCGTTCCCCGAGAGGGCAAGAGGAGAgcgcggtaattctgaaaagtgtatactcttttctactttgtcacctcaattctcgtcctaagatattaaatttggtatcaatgtgttcgcaatagaattatctagaggtgtaaatggatataaactccaaaagcccggcttaccatccgcagcaaacagagaaagtgagagggaGTTACCCGGGATCGCACAAGaccaataaaatgtgtacattcttttcactctggtcacttcaattctggtcctaggtctttcattttggtatcaatgtgttcacaatagaattcccaacagaagtatatgcatataatgtcagaAACCGTTGAGCGCTCCATTCACCGACGTGATGAAAGCAGGCCACGGTTACCCAGAAGAGAGCTCCAGGCCTTCCATTAGAGAGTGCGGTAATACTGAGAAGTGTATACTctccaactttgtcacctcaattctcgtgatAGGAttatcaatttggtatcaatgtgctcgcaatagaattatctagagGCGTAAATGcacataaactccaaaagcccagctTACCactcgcagcaaacagagaaagtgagagcgagTTACCCAGGATTgcacaagagcaataaaatgtgtacattcttttcactttggtcacctcaattcttgtcttaggtctttcattttggtgtcattgtgttcgcaatagaattctctagaggcttAAATGCatttaaactccaaaagcccggcttaccacctatagcaaacagagaaagtgacagcGTGTTACCCCCCGTGAGGGTTaatcaagagcaataaaatggtaTACTTCTTCCAACTTTGTtgcctcaattctggtcctaggtctttcattttgttatcattgtgtttgcaatgaaATTCTCTACAAGAGTATGTGCATATAATGCCCTGCCGACAAGATGAAAGTGGGTCAAGGTTACCAGAAAGAGAGCGCTGCGCCACAGGGCGCCACCCCCAAGGCTCCTCTCTATACATTAGAGAgcgcggtaatactgaaaagtgtataatcttttctaattttgtcatctcaattctcgtcttaGGGTTTTCAAATtgatatcaatgtgtttgcaatagaattctctacataaTTAAATGCATATGAAGCCCAAAAGCCCAGCGAGAAAacgagaaagtgagagcgtgttacctGGGAGCGCGCAagtgcaataaaatgtgtacacactcttcactttggacatctcaattctcgacctaggtctttcattttggtatcattgtgttcacaatagaattccctacaggactaTATGCATATATAAAGTGCAAAAGCCAAgtgtaccacccacagcaaacagagaaagtgacggaACGTTACCCCAGTGAGCGCTAATAAGAGCAATACAACGGTATTCTCTTCAACTTTcgtacctcaattctggtcctaggtctttcattttggtatcattgtgttcccaatgaaattccctacaagagtatatgcatataatgtccaaaaccgtGGCGCGCCCTTCCCAAAGCCGCTGCCAATTTGCCGCCGATAATGATGCAATGCTGTGTCGTTCGTGGAACTCTGTCTAATAAAAAAGCAACTCAATGCTGCGTCGTTAGTGGGCAATAGTGTTAAATTAattggtcaggctgggggtgcatTGTGACTTGTGCCTGGTTGTggctcttcaccatcacctgtgCATTTCGGCATCTGTGGCCagggatgtgctttgggttgatccggtttccctattTCCCTGTTCCAGAGTTTCGGTCTCctaggtcgtctgcagggttataAAGTCTAGCCAGCATGTGGTCTATCCTTGTGCCTTTAATGTTAGGCAGTTTGCCAcgttggctgccgtgtttggcaacatgtctttggCTAATATTCGAGTGCGGgaattttggaggtcgaacagggtcctgaccTCTGGATATTTGGTTAACGTTCCTGCGCTTGGACGTTCTTGTGTTGctctgggtcgcaggttgcagccagttttaTCGACTTTGCATtgaggtaagtccctcttttccttatcttttATTTATGTTACTCAAGGGAGCTGAAgggggggctccccacagaaaagcagcattgaatgtaatgaaacgccattttctgggtgagccctgaaggcttcctggcaaccctccctccggtcggcagttttCACACGGTTGATACT
The window above is part of the Procambarus clarkii isolate CNS0578487 chromosome 16, FALCON_Pclarkii_2.0, whole genome shotgun sequence genome. Proteins encoded here:
- the LOC138365323 gene encoding sericin-2-like, whose translation is MVTQNGSSSMVTQNGSSSMVTQNGSSSMVTQNGSSSMVTQNGSSSMVTQNGSRSMVAQNGSRSMVAQNGSRSMVAQNGSSSMVAQNGSSSMVAQNGSSSMVAQNGSSSMVTQNGSSSMVTQNGSRSMVTQNGSRSMVTQNGSSSMVTQNGSSSMVAQNGSRSMVAQNGSSSMVTQNGSSSMVTQNGSRSILKMVPVVWLLKMVPEVYSKWFQ